GCAATTGCCGATTTACCAACACCTGGTTCTCCGATTAAAATCGGATTGTTCTTTTTTCTGCGGGATAAAATCTGCGATACACGCTCAATTTCTTTCTCGCGACCTACAATAGGATCTAAACGACCTTCTTCAGCAGCTTTTGTTAAATCACGGCCGAAGTTATCCAAAACAGGGGTTTTAGATTTTATATCTGAAACCTTTTTAGGCGTACTAAAGCTTTCTTCTTCGCGATAATCATCATCGCCTCCTGTAGAAGCACTATTTGAGATATCATCTCTGAAACCATTTTTATTCACTTCAACCTCCTGTTTAAAAACATCGTAAGTAACACCATACTGCAATAAGATTTGCGAGGCGATGTTATCATCATCTCTCAAAACCGATAATAGCAAATGTTCGGTGCCAATTAAATCGCTTTTAAATATTTTGGCTTCTAAATAAGTGATTTTTAAAACTTTTTCTGCCTGTTTTGTTAATGGAATATTGCCTAAGTTTACTGTAACACTCGAAGTACCGCGAACGGCATCTTCAATTGAGCGGCGCAATTTACCGGTATCAACCCCTAACGATCGTAAAATTTTTATAGCCATGCCATCGCCTTCGCGGATGAGGCCCAATAATAAATGCTCGGTTCCGATGTAATCGTGCCCTAAGCGGAGCGCTTCCTCCCTACTAAAAGAGATTACATCTTTAACCTGTGGTGAAAATTTTGCTTCCATAATACCTTTCTTAACAGCTACGTCCCTAAACTATAAAATAACTTTATAAAAACGAACGTACTGTTTTCTTTATTTTATCAACAATTGCGCCATATGGGTGGATAAAGAGGCTTTTGAATGCCTGAGAACCCAAAATTCAATGTAAGACTATCGCTTCGACAAATATTATTTTATTTATATCTATCTACGTAATAAGTGTTCTATAGGTTTTAAAGGGACATTTGCCAAAAACATCCGATTACAAATATTACATTGTCGGTTTATTGTAAGGATTTTTTCGCCATCAAAAACTGACAATATGTATCTTTTTACTAAGGCAATTTACAAGTTTTGACAGAAAAACAAAAACAACGTGACATCATTTAACAATTTCATTAGATAAAAATCAACAAACGAATCCAATAGACCCACCCTATAATAATCTTAATACGAGATTAACTGTAATTAGGTTGTTTTTGTTTTTTAAACATAGTAGTTTATTGCAATTCATTTTTCATAAAGAAAGTATATCCTTTGGTATGCAGCTTTAACCGTTTGGGCTATAAAAACGTTTCAGCTAATTGCGCTTTGTTGTTGGAGGATAACTTCTGCAAAAACTGCAACGGAACATCAGTAGCACCAAGTTTATTACATCGTGAAACTAAATCATTTAAATCGAAATGGCCAGATAGCGATTGATAAAATTCTCCGGCAGCCTGCTCAAACCCCACACTCCAATCTGTAAAACAACGTCGGTCATATTTGCCAATTTGCAGTAAAGCAACTGATTCATGACGTTCGTCATTTACAATTTTTTTAAAAAGTCTGCGGATGATCCGTTCATCCCCTTCCAGCAATTGCATAAACCTTCCTTTACTCTTTGTAATTTGCTGACCTCTTACATACAATAGTATTCCGGTAATATTATTCCGGTTATTAAAATCCTTACACTGATTAAGCAAGACTTTAAGTTCATCGTGATTAAACAAATCACTCTCTACACTTGTATAAATTAAATAAAAGACGGGTTTTAAAATTTCATTCTCAAATTTCATAGGGATAATTAACGCTATTTTTTATATCTCCGATAAAATACGCCAATTATCTGATTATTCTTAAAAAAATTAAACAAAAAAACAACCTCAATCGCTTAAATTCAACTAAAAAACTATTAACAAACCAATTATTTACCTTTATAGGCTAATGGTTTAGAAAATAATAAGCATAATTTTCGTTTTTATTTTAGCCGCCAAGAAAAAATCGTCTATTTTCTTTAAAACATGATCTACAAAACAAACATTGTTTTGATGATGATAAAACATAAAAGAACATGGGCTTCTCTTTACGCTGATGTACGAGTTTTAGATTTTCCCAGTTGCAAAATGGCAACCGGGAAAATCAAAAAATCAGGAAGCTTAAAAATGAGTACTAATTTTCATTGTACGATGCAAAATTGACAGATATACTATTATATCAGAATAATCATTATGGGATATAGGCACCGCTGAATTCCGTTAAACCATCTTTACGCATGGCTTCGATAATTAAACAGGTATAGGCAAAATCCCAGCTTGAAGTAACCTCTGAATTCTGATTAAGACCATAAGGCCAGTAATGTTGGCTATCACCACTAAGTTGGGCCGTATTGTCATTTGTGATCTGCCTCAATATTGCGGTTACGCTTGGTGCTTGCAGTTTACCATTAACAAGCGTACTCCACCACCACGAAGAAGTTCCGGTACCTAAAGTGTGCGAACCTTCATGAAGCATTGTTCTGAGGTTTTGATAGGAAGAATTGGTTCCAAACCGCATCCAACCTTGATTGTTGGCATCGGCCGTTGGTACACCGTCAACATAATTTAAATACACGTGTTTCGTAACAGAGGTATAGTTGTTAAAATACCAAAGTGCACTATCAATGGCCACCTGCAACCTGCCATATGCCGCAAGCTCTTCTGCACCAGGATTTTGAGATTTGTTAAAGGTGTAGGTGAAATTACCTTTTGCAATGGTTTTAAAGGTAATTTCATTACTATAATTCACACCCTTCGCATTAATGGCATAGGCCCTGGCATAATAGGTGGTTTTTGGTGTAAGGTTCTTTAAGCTCACCCTAAACTTACCAAGTCCCGCATTATTATGCTTCACTTTGCTATTGCTGATGGTAGGATTTGGCGAGGATGCATAAACAATACCTCGTTCTGTAATGGCATCTCCACCATCTGTTAACACTTCAATATCTGCTGCTGCTACCGTTGAGCCTATAATATACATAGGCGAAAAACCAAATGTAGAGCTGGCTATACTGGCTGTGGTGAGTTCGATTTCATTACCGTAAGCAACTCCTGCTTTATTAATGGCGAAGGCTCTGACATAATATTTAGTGGAAGCCGTTAAGCCCGTAAGCTGACTGGTAAAAACACCTGCCCCGTTAATGCTAATAACACCAACCTTCTTGCTGTCAATAGTTGGTTTTGGTGAGGTACTCCAGCAAATTCCCTGGTCAGTAACAGCAGAACCTCCCTTATCGGTAATGGTTCCTCCGCCCGTTGCACCAGTAGTTGTAATGGAAGTAAATTCGGTAGTAGTTAAAGTAGCGACAGCACCAGTTACCTCCGTCTTAGTAGTTGTAGGTTCTGCTACTTTTTCAGTTTTTTTACAGCCAACGAATAAAGTAAGAACCATAAACGCCGGGATGAGATATATTTTAGGTTGGTTATTCATTTTTTTTCGTTATCAGAAGTTAATGCCGATAGATTTAAGCACTAATAATTAAGAGGAATGATCATAATCTTCCTACGAACACCTTATTAAGCGTAAGTATTTTTTATAGAAAAACACCCTGGGAAAGTGACCATCCCAAGGTGTTTATTTAATCTATTTAGCCCACTTCAATAATTTGACGCTTTTAACTTTTATATATTGGCCAGAATTATCTATCGATACGCCGAAACCTATTGAGACAGTGGTTTGTTGCGTAAGTGAAAAATTCAATTCACCATCAGCGATATTAGCATAAGCAATAGCCGCAGCCGGAATATCAGTTACATTCGGTAAGGTATTACCGGCAGCAACAGCAATATACCTTGAACCTCCGCTATTCTGATCAAT
The nucleotide sequence above comes from Pedobacter riviphilus. Encoded proteins:
- a CDS encoding BLUF domain-containing protein, coding for MKFENEILKPVFYLIYTSVESDLFNHDELKVLLNQCKDFNNRNNITGILLYVRGQQITKSKGRFMQLLEGDERIIRRLFKKIVNDERHESVALLQIGKYDRRCFTDWSVGFEQAAGEFYQSLSGHFDLNDLVSRCNKLGATDVPLQFLQKLSSNNKAQLAETFL